The following coding sequences lie in one Streptomyces sp. WMMB303 genomic window:
- a CDS encoding ATP-binding protein, with protein sequence MTSQLPPRETDHYTQLPDAAVVTTRALLAARENIADTIEARAMMCLHGPAGVGKTLAANVCLRELQAAQGEEVCRITFRARPTARAVRHELFAALGLPGDPPRHPSEFDRLLLDSLASQPRTLVVDEAQWLNQETFEYFRFAWDNPYTQIAIIFAGGEGAHSVLRKEPMLSSRIFIWQHLKKLTVAEVQQVIPL encoded by the coding sequence ATGACCAGCCAGCTGCCCCCACGGGAGACCGACCACTACACACAGCTCCCCGACGCTGCGGTCGTGACCACCCGCGCCCTGCTGGCTGCCAGGGAGAACATCGCTGACACGATCGAGGCCAGGGCGATGATGTGCCTCCACGGTCCGGCCGGTGTCGGCAAGACCCTCGCTGCCAATGTCTGCCTGCGCGAACTCCAAGCCGCTCAGGGTGAGGAAGTCTGCAGGATCACCTTCCGCGCCCGTCCCACTGCCCGCGCGGTACGGCACGAACTCTTCGCCGCGCTCGGCCTGCCAGGAGACCCCCCGCGCCACCCGTCCGAATTCGACCGACTCCTGCTGGACTCTCTCGCTTCGCAGCCGCGCACACTCGTCGTCGACGAAGCGCAATGGCTCAATCAGGAAACCTTCGAGTACTTCCGGTTCGCCTGGGACAACCCCTATACGCAGATCGCGATCATTTTCGCCGGAGGCGAGGGCGCGCACAGCGTGCTGCGGAAAGAACCAATGCTCTCCTCCCGCATCTTCATCTGGCAGCACCTCAAAAAGCTCACAGTGGCGGAAGTCCAACAGGTCATCCCGCTGTAA
- a CDS encoding MarR family transcriptional regulator, with amino-acid sequence MGAVRRLVDAETGETIPYAPYAFSGKHTQVDKARVEAITESRAFTPSQKFLVLWWIGVSPEGMAPLRATGADIARRVGMSSDAVGKINRKLARHRVIVVRGRIGNYNFYRISPYISFHGTGVEQREAVKTCNPPDIPGFDATTPARWEAQ; translated from the coding sequence GTGGGAGCAGTACGCAGGCTGGTCGATGCCGAAACCGGCGAGACCATCCCCTATGCGCCGTACGCGTTCTCCGGCAAACACACGCAGGTCGACAAGGCACGGGTCGAGGCCATCACCGAGAGCAGGGCATTCACCCCGAGCCAGAAGTTCCTCGTCCTGTGGTGGATCGGTGTGTCACCCGAGGGAATGGCACCTCTGCGGGCCACAGGTGCCGACATCGCCCGACGGGTAGGGATGTCCTCCGACGCCGTCGGCAAGATCAACCGGAAGCTGGCCCGGCATCGCGTCATCGTCGTACGAGGCAGAATCGGCAACTACAACTTCTATCGGATCAGTCCCTACATCTCGTTCCACGGCACCGGCGTGGAACAACGCGAAGCGGTCAAGACGTGCAACCCGCCCGACATCCCCGGCTTCGACGCCACGACCCCAGCCCGGTGGGAGGCTCAGTGA
- a CDS encoding replication initiation protein, RepL2, protein MNDEDKHRTLRLLQKTAGMTANQRLVVMLYAVHPTDRAGTVVETAAELAKLAGLSPTVFSRTRRQVIDAGWLEESERLAHIRYYRLKPEAMGENVVVEMRRAT, encoded by the coding sequence GTGAACGACGAGGACAAGCACAGGACTCTGCGCCTCCTGCAGAAGACCGCAGGTATGACGGCCAACCAGCGGCTCGTCGTCATGCTCTACGCCGTGCACCCCACCGACAGGGCCGGCACGGTGGTCGAGACCGCCGCCGAGCTGGCCAAGCTCGCCGGGCTGTCCCCGACGGTCTTCTCCCGCACCCGGCGTCAGGTCATCGACGCCGGCTGGCTCGAGGAATCCGAGCGGCTGGCTCACATCCGGTACTACCGTCTCAAGCCCGAGGCGATGGGAGAGAACGTCGTCGTGGAGATGCGACGCGCCACCTGA
- a CDS encoding ATP-binding protein, producing the protein MAEAAGVTPRSVWRWLSEARAGRLDPVARPGGFTLDDQQWNRLAQLGGNVAALHRLMTKDDSLQGVPSLGTLHRTVRRDLRAGRPLESAVASRARVEPERYDRVLAELKLQRPGEGVPVVDAEPPQPAAAVPDENSTHPASRGGVRLFVPGARVVSTGAVAQVVEAVGHTAAARGIGCVFGEPGVGKTVAVQQALHLLPSRIPVWRAVVGVKPGMPQMRASLLEACGLSAASLAHRAQAADRALTETLRQPGVVFLDDAQRLSPPLLDYCICGCCGTSRERPPRCCCAGRARSV; encoded by the coding sequence ATGGCCGAGGCCGCGGGCGTGACGCCGCGGTCGGTGTGGCGGTGGTTGTCCGAGGCGCGGGCGGGCCGGCTGGATCCGGTGGCGCGGCCGGGCGGGTTCACGCTGGATGACCAGCAGTGGAACCGGCTGGCCCAGCTGGGCGGGAACGTCGCAGCCCTGCACCGGCTGATGACAAAAGATGACTCGCTTCAGGGTGTGCCGTCGCTGGGTACGTTGCACCGCACGGTGAGGCGGGATCTGCGCGCGGGCCGCCCGCTTGAGTCGGCCGTGGCCTCGCGGGCCCGGGTGGAGCCCGAGCGGTATGACCGGGTCCTGGCCGAGCTGAAGCTGCAGCGTCCGGGAGAGGGTGTGCCGGTGGTCGACGCCGAACCACCGCAGCCTGCTGCGGCCGTCCCGGACGAGAACAGCACTCACCCCGCTTCGCGTGGCGGGGTGCGGCTGTTCGTGCCCGGGGCGCGCGTGGTCTCGACTGGCGCGGTGGCCCAGGTGGTGGAGGCGGTCGGGCATACGGCGGCGGCGCGGGGGATCGGGTGTGTGTTCGGGGAGCCGGGGGTGGGCAAGACGGTGGCGGTGCAGCAAGCGCTGCATCTGCTGCCCTCACGGATACCGGTCTGGCGGGCGGTGGTCGGGGTGAAGCCGGGCATGCCCCAGATGCGCGCCTCCCTACTGGAGGCATGCGGACTTTCCGCGGCTTCTCTGGCCCACCGCGCCCAAGCGGCCGACCGTGCCCTGACAGAGACGCTGCGGCAGCCAGGTGTGGTCTTCCTCGATGACGCGCAGCGGTTGTCTCCGCCGTTGCTGGACTACTGTATCTGCGGCTGCTGTGGGACGAGCCGGGAACGGCCGCCGCGTTGCTGCTGTGCGGGGCGGGCGCGGAGCGTGTGA
- a CDS encoding transposase family protein yields MSSAPQVKAPTPLHVPAPVLEGPGLTTLRGPAVQQLLRLRGQGRLSRGHVRLAGECLGVSERTVWRWLAQAEADPGTAARPGRRTGDRFEVMPEVRVLLAYWKGNASAVHRQLAARAREAAGEPAPAVPGGAPDQAVPVLDPVPSLSTFLRAVRRDLTAGERAGLARGPEAARAHDVFGKRPRLWRNHTWEADHVQAPLLVDAGGELVRPWVTWFIDVATKTITGTAVTPGQPSRASILAALRAAILRSGPYGPAGGVPEAVRIDRGKDFLSRTVLGVFGTLGARVDDLPAYSPHLKGTVENLNRSADRMLFAALPGHTTIPAPRHGRKKPADPDEPLPLSFTELTAEVLAWTTWWNTEHRPDALVGQTPIEAWQSDPTPLSDLPEAALWGLMLEDDGRTRKLTSHGVRWRGRDYIGAWMAGQAGRSVRIRYMPHHDHEIEIFDPAGNHLGSAHLADAATPEQLDALRRARTARARRLREETKKAQALRRQRFAPATTPTPPQRLGAVTAAEADQELETAAHGDMAALALPDLIPPAPPPQDWNTPPGLHPTHNAKLSREEER; encoded by the coding sequence ATGAGCAGCGCACCCCAAGTAAAAGCTCCCACGCCGCTGCATGTGCCCGCACCGGTGCTGGAGGGCCCCGGACTGACCACGCTGCGTGGCCCCGCTGTGCAGCAGCTGCTCCGGCTGCGGGGGCAGGGCCGACTCTCCCGGGGGCATGTGCGGCTGGCGGGGGAGTGTCTGGGGGTCTCGGAGCGGACGGTGTGGCGGTGGCTCGCACAAGCCGAAGCCGACCCCGGCACAGCGGCCCGGCCGGGCCGCAGAACGGGCGACCGGTTCGAGGTCATGCCCGAAGTCCGGGTGCTGCTGGCGTACTGGAAGGGGAACGCGTCTGCGGTCCACCGGCAATTGGCAGCCCGCGCCCGGGAAGCAGCAGGAGAGCCTGCCCCCGCTGTTCCGGGAGGGGCACCAGACCAGGCGGTACCGGTGCTGGATCCGGTGCCGTCGCTCTCGACGTTCCTCCGTGCGGTGCGCCGCGACCTGACCGCCGGTGAACGCGCCGGCCTGGCCCGCGGCCCGGAGGCGGCCCGCGCCCATGACGTGTTCGGCAAGCGGCCCCGGCTGTGGCGCAACCACACCTGGGAGGCCGACCACGTCCAGGCGCCGCTCCTGGTGGATGCCGGCGGGGAGCTTGTACGGCCGTGGGTGACGTGGTTCATCGATGTCGCGACCAAGACCATCACCGGTACCGCTGTCACACCCGGTCAGCCTTCCCGTGCCTCGATCCTGGCCGCGCTGCGCGCCGCGATCCTGCGCAGCGGCCCGTACGGCCCGGCGGGCGGCGTTCCCGAAGCGGTGCGTATCGACAGGGGCAAGGACTTCCTCTCCCGGACGGTCCTGGGCGTATTCGGCACCCTCGGCGCCAGGGTCGATGACCTGCCCGCCTACAGCCCGCACCTGAAAGGCACGGTGGAAAACCTCAACCGCTCGGCCGACCGCATGCTCTTCGCCGCCCTGCCCGGCCACACCACCATCCCTGCACCCCGGCACGGCAGGAAGAAGCCTGCCGACCCCGATGAGCCCCTTCCCCTGTCTTTCACCGAGCTCACCGCCGAGGTCCTGGCCTGGACGACGTGGTGGAACACCGAGCACCGGCCCGACGCCCTGGTCGGCCAGACCCCCATCGAAGCTTGGCAGAGCGATCCCACGCCCCTCTCCGATCTCCCCGAAGCCGCCCTGTGGGGGCTGATGCTGGAGGATGACGGTCGGACGCGGAAGCTGACCAGTCACGGGGTGCGCTGGAGGGGCCGTGACTACATCGGCGCGTGGATGGCCGGGCAGGCTGGACGCAGCGTCCGCATCCGCTACATGCCCCACCACGATCACGAGATCGAGATCTTCGACCCCGCCGGCAACCACCTCGGCTCCGCCCATCTCGCCGATGCCGCCACCCCCGAACAGCTCGACGCTCTGCGGCGCGCCCGCACAGCGCGGGCCCGACGCCTGCGCGAGGAGACCAAGAAGGCACAAGCCCTGCGCCGGCAGCGCTTCGCCCCCGCCACCACCCCCACACCACCGCAGCGCCTGGGCGCCGTGACTGCAGCTGAAGCCGACCAAGAACTCGAAACAGCAGCCCACGGTGACATGGCCGCTCTCGCCCTCCCCGACCTCATCCCGCCCGCACCACCACCCCAGGACTGGAACACCCCACCCGGCCTGCACCCCACACACAACGCCAAACTCAGCAGGGAAGAGGAGCGATGA